The genomic stretch caagcattggctaccttgctacgatttacggatttcttatcttttactgtctatgattcttacggatacagtaaagggctacgaaagacaacatgtcgcatctcgactgtcatgaaaataaacgctactttaaaaaatatatcttggttagggtgtgatggcttctcgatccctgatgcgttcttccagccgctgtccgctgctaccgaactaccgctattttacaacataagagggcgcgacacaacatgaaactttgctcgaagtatcacctggatctctacacatgaacgcgagcattgagaacattgtttgtgtacacagagtttactaaaaagaaaggttttgtacaactgactttggctgtaaTGATGTCCTCTtgtcatctctgccagacgtaaataatcgatttccgaaggggaatgaatgaatctcatatgaggctcctttttcaactagaaggtcaatattgtttttcacttacgacaaaacaacgaattatccgtgcatttttatggaaATATGCTTTAGGAAATATCAATCTTTACaatcctccctccttacgtcgcaattggagatcgatacatcttgactgggaagaaggcGGCGAGTGGACAccaaatcatccaaagtcagttgttcaaaaccttctttttagttaactctttgttcacaaacaatgttctcaatgctcgagttcacgtgtagagacataggcgatacttcgagcaaattatcatgttgtgttgagccttcttagtgttgttaaaatagcgattttgatgctcacagcatattgaaggcatagcttctagttcttttgcgaccacttcaagtccttaaaatggcggaagacaagtgagtgacgtcagctgatatccaTGTATACACCTATGGGGCTGTTTCCCAAATTATAAAACCAGGAAGTATCACGTTAGGGGgaacagttcaaactctgtgtatgttttgatgattgctcggaatctgatctctatcaagtGTCACAAACGCAATTATTTCAgcctcaaaatttggtattcaTGGAACCTAcctatatttgagaggtgataaaaagagaacaaataaaatgttggcGCTAGCTTCATACACTAGTCAATATTTGAAGTGGATCATAAAAgttcatcaaagttgtcctagGACAAGAACGGGTATTGTTCAAAATTTTGAGAAAGACATTTATGAaagttttgatccacttcaaatgttggctagtgtagtttttttttaatgcgcTATCACCAACATTACGCACAAACTGGAGTTTGGAAAATGGGATCACGAAAAACAGCAcctttaatggattctgccaacaaaatagtattttttgAATGACCTGACGGTGGGATTACACGGATGTGaagcaaaaatatttgttgAACATGCTGAGAGCATCCGGTTAATTTCATGATATAATTTTTGATGGCGTTTAGTAGCTTTGCATCAGAGTTcttcatatgtgtgtgtgtgtgtgtgtgtgtgtgtgtgtgtgtgtgtgtgtgtgtgtgtgtgtgtgtgtgtgtggctatatatatagtatatatagacggtttcatctgatgcacgtgatacacgtctggatccgaaccttacttccggtttcgttttgactagttgctaaactgatctcttgaacaaatgcctcgtcgaaaataacacatgttttggtttcctaggtaatctatgtgttgttttttttgcttgttatataaataaactacgtttaaagtactttgttgttatgtaTTATTTGCGGAGTTTACctgaagttacgtgcggaccgcgacagccgcttgtttatgttattattgctgaaaccgtctatatagtatatacatacacacacaataaaaatctgttattgttaCAATCATTTCAACAATTCACTCCACTGTCTTAAGTTAAAGGATTATGTGTGCATGGCATGCGGTACCTGACTCAGGACCGGACTGGGCCTCCCTCGCTGCAGATGCATCCGCTTCTCCAGGTTCTGTGTCATCAGTACCACCTGGTTAAAAAAAGAACTAGTCTTTAAATATGATTTCCAATAGAATTAAAAGATGACAAATAGGTGGTGTTCAAGATAAACATGCTCTTACCATTTGGGACACTGGCTTTACCATCTGTTTCACTCATTCTGACCACCTCTTCTGACAGAAGAGACCcttaaatgacaaaataataCAGAAGGATTAACCATACATTACATTATAGTAATATTGCCACCAACAAAACAGTCTAAGAAAATTGACCATTTCATTCGAAACAATACATTACATCTTGATTTTGCATTAATACAAACAGTAAAATGCTTTCAAAGAAATGTATTACAGATCACAGATGGAAATGGATGCTGTTAAACTGCACACAAATTAAAATGTCACATTATTAACGTATTGAATGTGCTGACCTTCCAGTCATAGAAATGACTAAAGCTGATAAAACAAGTTTATTTAACGAATAACTGACCATGTAAATACGTAATAACCAAGACTTTACCCTGAGCCGTCCTGCACACAAGATAGCAGCTTGGCACAGCTCGTGCATTACTGGCCGTGCAACATAACAACTTGGCGATGCGCACTAAACTGCCTGCCTTCGACTAGCTAGTGCGCTAATTAATCTTAGCATTGATTTTGTGACATTACCCTGGTCAAAACACAAACGCTGCTGGCTAGTTTTGCAGTCGCACGACTCTTATTTTGCAGGCAAGCAATGTCTATATTGTAAACAAAGAGAAAATAAATGCAGACGATTGAAAGTACAGCAAATATCGCGCGGTATGTCGTGCGCGACAAACACAAGGGGTCAGTGGATGTGTTATGAGTCCAGGCTGAAGCTGACAACATGTAAACACACTGATCGATTGTAGAAAATGGAGAGCAGTGTTACCTCTGCTACAGGCCTCAAGTCTCAGCACTTGTTAATCTCTGCGCAGCTTTTCCTTTGGGGCTCAAGCGCAAACAAACGCACTGCACATTGGAGACATGTGTCCTCGGATCTCTTACTGACCATCCAAAAAACACCGCTGTTGAAGCTCACGACTATGGTCGTGCTgcactgtttatgttttgacgGTCCTGCTTCGTAGGCGCTTTTGTTTTTTCtgcttctttttttatttttctgtttccGGTGAGACGCGAGCTCGCCGGAAGTGCATGTGAATCTGCCAATCTGCACTGCAACACAAAATATAGGACAGGTTTCAGCAATGATGTTTTATAACAAGAAATACAACGAGGCATAAAACTTTATACTGCCATTGATTATATATTTATCATCAGTATATTTATGACAATAATATCAACGCACAGTATCGCTGATGGAACGCGGTATGGTCaattattatgattattattattattattattattattattaatatacaatcataataataatctgtattaacttttatgtaattagcaaaaaatactatagttaaaaatatataacaaataaaaacataataaaatacaaatttcatggcaataataataatgaagatattaataataatctgtattaaatacataaaaaacgaataataacaatataaaaatagcaattacaTTACAAGGTAAGAATaatgataatgataataataataacctgTATTAACTATTATGTGATTAGCATTAAATAATATAGTTAcaaataaatagataaaaaacaaataataacaatataaaaatagcaattacagtacatggcaataataatgataatgatCTGTATTATTAACTATTATGTGATTTGCATTAAATACTATAGTTAAcaatattgattaaaataaaaaataataacaatataaaaaatccaatttaatggaaacaataataataacgaGATTAATaactactattattattattatcatcattattattattattattattattatgttaatgATAGCTTTTGTGTGATATAATCAATATTACTTTTAAATCAATAACATTTTCTACCTCAGTACTTGTACATTTAGAATcataaaaaaactgttttaatattgaaaaatattAGGCAAAATGCAGTTTAAATGTAAAGATGACCAGGATCATTGTGATTATGATTATCTGTAGCAAACTAGccttataaacatttacattttcaagGAATTGCTCTCTacaaaggagagagagagagagtgagagagagagggtggGGGCGTGATTTATCGGGATGAGAGATGAAGATGCAGTGCTCTGCATAATATTCTCGGTACAGTTGTTCTGACATATTTCTCAAATCACTCTATCAAACCAGATAAATACActtgtgttttatatttttatatcaaaGGACATTTAGTGTCGCTCAGCATTATGAGTAAGGTGAGTGATATTTATTTACTTCAGTCACTTACAGAATAAGCCAAAAGTTAAATAGATTgtagaattacatttattgcaTCTCGTTCACAGTAGATctgctttttatttatataaatgaatGAGTAAAAGCATGATTGTAATCTTTTAAACCAAGTAAATTATGCATTTTGCATTATTGTAATACTGAGATAAATAGAGATGCATTACATTACCTAACATTTGATATCACAAATGcgttaatattaaaaatattacgTTTCTTGGTTTAAAATCAAAATGTGATGCTTTAAAAAATGGCGGGGGTCTCCCATTAATTGCCAGTTAATTAAAATCTCAGGGGAGCTTGACCTTGGTGATGAGTTTGGCTCATTAGCAGATGGAGATTTGCCATAGGGCTGTTTGTATCACTGCTGTGTGAGTTGAAAATAATGTGCTGGTTCAGGTAACACAACACAGAGAACAAGATAATAACCAACACACTGTGACCCAGCGGGAAATCTTAATTTTTTCATCATTATAAAATAaaccaaagaaagaaagaagtgcATGACCTACTTAAATAAGACAACACACCCTGAAAAACAAACAGCTAAGATAAAAgttatgttgtttttttgtggATAAGGCATGATATTATTTTAAAgctcagacagaaagaaaaagagagagagagagagagagagagagagagagagagagagagagagagtgctgGAAACACAAATAGGAAGTAAAGGTTGGGTTAAAGGTGGAACTGCTCTCTACTAAGGATTACTGGGGAAGGGCTGCAAAGATTTGCATTTGAAAGAGAGCAAGAGAGATGTGTGGAGAATGTATTGAGTGTATTTCCGTAGCCATTTTCTGTGCTAAGGGAAATATGTGCTTAAAATTAGTGTTTACAATTCATCAGTTACTTTAAGCAAATACTTTAACAGTTTCTAAGGTTTGACTGGAAATACATTGCTGAACGATACATGCAACTTAGACCTGCTCTGTATGCTGTTGATTTGAAAATAAATAGTCTCCATGTTAGGTAAAAAAACATGGTAAATATTTTGAAACTGACACAATTACCAAATCTAGGGCAACATCTCATTTTATGCTTATAATTGAAGGAGCAAGGTCATAGATATACTGAGTGCATTTTGGCATCAAGTTGTTTATTCATGCTGTGGACACTGAAATACATTTATGTGCAAGTTCTTTACGTCAGAAACATAAACCTTTAATTGGGTCCCTGTTGGTATCAAACGTCAGCAAAGGTTTTGGGATTTTTAAATGAGAAGAACagaatacactgaaaaaaacaacttgtaaaatttacttaaaaaaatcctcGTAACAATTTGCAcgaactttttttaagtaaaatttactGCTTTTTTATAAGTAAAACTTACCTACTAAAATCAGATAACATttacttaaagagtaactaaacccctggtcagagcctgactccacccactgcaatatttgaaaaatgcaagaaaagtgggcagatcccaacggagaaagaggggacgaactaagtgtgtggtgagatcataacaaggcgtggtgagcttgaacctgcttacgtcacgagttatttcttggacccaacatccaataggaaaattcaactgcagtagccaccgttcaacctgaagagggcagcactcagacgtttttacaccatatattgtactattgaaacactttatatccaaatgtcaaaaaacttactaaaatcaatgaacagcactaataaagcatcattcttacagatcattaactaaaaaaagttggtttagggtttagttactctttaaaattgcatgataaaacatatgttaaataattaattaaatgttacttaattattttatttagaagtttgatttattttaatcgcTTAGGTAAAGTCTATTAggtttttttgaaaattgaagcattgctgtcctaataatattaaataaatcgtattttctgtttgttattttctttacataTTTCTATGGACCtagttatttttagtgttataaatggcattataacacaaaattcatgactgacaacaagtcagtcattgaataaacttgattctgaACAGAAACGCACACAAACTGTGTTTCTGACATGCATTATCAGCACTGTGGAGAGAATTTCAATACAATGTTctgaacagggttcatgtaaGGAAACCCTGATCACCTGAACtgtgacttcacaaaattattatttacaacaaaacaacatcaaaaatataagagcttaaacctttatgacattttgctaacaaatatttaaatataaagttcttatcagttcttattctgtgataaagcttaaaaaataaaaatattcaggcgcaaagaattgtgggtattccttacaacatgtgcaaataaatgtaagtaaattttactTAGATTTTTTAGttaaatggatttaaaatttacttaattattttaggACTATGTGCAGTGACTACAAAACAGTTGAataatacaagaaaatatctaataagacttactattcccacacagttcattttttacatgaattaattgtgtatctcaataaatgttaatattattatgtagaaATTATGAGAATTAATCTAATAAATATTACTACACCAAAAAGttcgttttttcagtgtatttaaGCCATCAGCAGagtaacacacacatatactcaCATGGACATACTGTACACACTAAGCTTAATgttgtgtttgcattttatatgGATTCTTTACAGGGCTGAGTGTTTCAGATTGGACACAGAATTGAAAACAGGGGATTAAAAAGATGTGGATTAGTCTTTAACACTGTGTCTGATAAAAGCACCTGTCTGTTTCTAAATTGATGGCGAACTGAATTCAATGGCATGTAGATTTACTCAAAATGTTGTTTTTACTCTTAATGAATGTCTGAAGACTGAGAGACGATGTTGAACCCAAATGTTTTTGTCTCTTCCAGAACAGTTCTTCTGATCCTCCCAACAACACCCAGGGCTCAACCAACAATGAAAAAGGTGTGTTTTATAGGAGCGTTGTCATCTGTGCTGACATCTACGCATTATACCATATttcataaatatacaaaatgtACGTCTTTATGATTAGGGATGCAAAGATATACTGGCCTATAACCGGGATCAGCAGATAAAagttatttttcctactattggACAGCAGCCgaatgtttaaaaacagccaatGATCAGGACAATCAAAAGGGGcgaaaaacacattattttgaattggatcagagtgaaaaaaaaattcagtttgTACGTACCTTACTTTTAGTAAATTGTCGACATTATAATTTGAAgcaataaataaaaagtaaaactaTCGGTATATCGGTAGATGTCATTCTTAGTAATCAAATATCGGTATTGGCAAAGAAATGTTGCATCCCTATTTATAATTCCACTTTTTGGAATGCCTAAGGTTTCATAAAGCCACGTTTAGATTTGAACATGACAATAAAACGTCAACCAATTTTGCAATTttctttttattgtattttattttatcagcGATAGCAAACCTAAACTTGTTTGGGGTCATTTAAGTAACATAGTTACAGTAACATAGTTTTAATAAatcattctctacaagcatgtgaaaaaataggtcattgacatttttctccccttgtgatgtcagaaggggatataATACCTTAAcctgcactattcaaccacaacactgccattttgtgcagagatgaactcatttgcattttaaagaacaCTCAAAGCCAgcacatttttataataaactagaaaatgcatttcCGGAGGAACTGCAAAAGTGTGCTTGCTCTGCTGCCGCCGATTTAGTGTTTTTATCTGGTGCACATTGGAGTCCcaagttcatgtacaaagtttggtttcaaaaagGAAAGCGTTTCTGAGATATGAACGACTTCCTGTAAGGTGGTGTAaaattgtaaaatgttttttttcttttgatgttgtgcatcctcacattggatACCAAAATTCATGCACAAATTTGGTTTCAAtaggtgaaagagttaatggagGACTTTCTGTATTGGCAGCTGCGCCACAGCTTTCGTTTGAGCTGTgacaggcaaaaaaaaaaaaaatcctagtTACTTTTGTGAGGCTTGGTCCAAGGATCATGTACGTCCAGTTTCGTAAAGTTCGGACAAAATTTGTGACCTgtgaatcttttttttattggttttctGTTCAATCCAATATGGTGGATGAACGACATGGATCCGTGACATCATCACTTTCTCAAGCAACTTACTTGACTGCTTCACTGCCCGAACGTTTTAAAgtttgaaatttgtctccccttgtgatgtcagagggggataataccgccccctaaTCTGCAGTAttcaaccacaacactgccatttagtgcgaGATAaactaatttgcattttaaagaacaCCCAAAACCAGCAAATTTTTTATCAAACCtaatggcaattttaacatgctataaaaaactagaaaatgcatttcCGGAGGAACTGCAAAAGTGTGCTTGCTATGGTGCCGCCGATTTCGTTTTTTATCTTGTGCACATTGGAGTCCcaagttcatgtacaaagtttggtttcaatacgaGAAAGCAATCCGGAGATATGAAGGACTTCCTGTTTTGGCAGTGTAAAATTTTagaatgttgtttttttatgttgtgcatcctcacattggagacccaaattcatgttcaaagtttggtttcaatacgttAAAGCATTCCTGAGATATGAAGGACTGCCTGTTTTGGCAGCTACGCCGCAGATTTCCGAAAATGAAAAATCCTTCTAGCAACTTTTGTGAGGCTTGGTCCAAGGATTATGTAAGTCCAGTTTCGTGAAGTTCAGACAAAATTTGTGAactctgaattttttttctgttcAATCCAACTCTGTCTCAAACGGCCTAGTCGCAGGAGCTGGCCAAAAATTAGTGcgaaataataataagaagaagaaAACCTATGAAGAACAATAAGTGTGCTTTTGGCAAGCACACTTaaatatctatatggtattttgagctagaagtTCAAATACATACtcttgggacaccaaagacttatttgacatcttaaaaaagtcttgtgaaatgtcccctttaatttaaaaacaccttgcactaAGGTGTGTTTGTGAAAACATCTTAAATCTCCTAATATAACAAaggtcctggattaatctaaaccctatcCCTGtgccaacaaaccggtatttctaaatgacctgaagCTGGGATTAAGAGGATTTAAATGgaaagtatttgataaatgTATAATGCATGCCAAGAGCATCTGGTTATTATCAATATACCATTTTTTGATGAAGATGGGGTTTagcgggttttgcatctgagctacAATGGTTAagattttataacaacaaaatttgcatataatataatacacatAGAGAGACAAGCTTTTTGATGCCTTAACAATACCACAAAGCATAGAAAAATCCTTTCATCCTCCAGATATGTACTCATAGCctattgtgtttttttctctctctatctctctcacacacacacacaaaatctaGTATAGTAGAGATTTGCTGCATCCATAGATAGTAAGGTCAGAGTCATTTCTCATCACCCACACATAACTGAATCCAAAAGCCTTTACAAAAACCTATCTGCGAAATAAATGAGGTCAGAGCTTAAAATGTGCTGGATATTTGACTAGACAAGATGTATTTCATCGATCTGTTGCATTAAACAGAGTAAATATGTTCCCTCATATATGCCATCTCTTGTATTTTATGTGCCTTCTGCCCTTCAGTCCCCCAGGAAAAGGTGGCGGACAAAACGGGAAAGCCCTCTACACAAGAGCCTGAAGAGGAGATTGACATCGATCTGGAGGCTCCAGAGACAGCGAAAGCAGCTTTGGCAATACAGAATCAGTTCAGACGCtttcagaagaaaaagaagtaGAAGAAGAAAGGATGAAAAAGAGGAATCAGTGTGGAGGACAAAAACGCCTTCCACAATTTTCACTATggagggaaagagagagagagttaatAAGGCAGAGATAAAGGACAGGGAAAAGTCAAGTGTGGGTGGGAAATTAGGGGGTTTGGAAACAAATGATACCCCTTTGGCATCAACATGCTGGGCTGATGAGAGATAAGAATAGGAAAGACAggattttcactttaaaatacatTGAATCTTCTGTTCTTTGTGTTCATCTCTCCGTTCCTCATAAATATAGCTAGGAATGTTGCGTTTTCTCTTGTGCAATGCATTTTCAAAGTATTTAGTTTATTGTAGTTACAACAAAGCAAATTTAAGGGGGTGCAGTAAATAACCCAAACATGAAACAGTATGTTAGTGTGAATCAGTATTATTGATTTGAAATAGGTCACTTAGTCACTCAGCTCTTGtgtgttttctttataaaatgaAGAGAATAGTGCTTGTAACAGGATATTATGTATGTCAATGGCAGAAGATAACAAGATAACTTGATCCAAGAAATTgtgcaaatttaatttttttgtcttttcacCATGAGTTTATTATTTTAGCAATATCTTGGATATTTATTAGGAATGCACCAATGCAACATTTCTAACGATATTCGATTACCTAGAATTACTTTTACCGAtaaattgcttttataaaattagctcgatttacaaaaaaatatagtgcatcatttatGCGTCCCTCTTTTTAAGCAAGTTTCATTTTAAGCaattgcttaattttttaagcttaaactacttaaaattccatgtaaaacttacttaaaaattgCAATTACCTAAACTGCTTAAAATTATATGTAAAACTTAGTTTAAAAAGTGGGTGCAAAAATTATGCTCTATATATTAAATCCagcatataatttttttcagtgtactccGTGTTTCAAATGATTGCGTTGTGAAATCCTAAAAGTGCAGTGTACAAACTGCAATTCTGTTGTCATTTTGACCCAATGCAAAATAATCAATCAATATGTAATCTGCACCAATCAATCAGCTGATAACCGACAATggaaaaaaaattgcttttatcaaTACTATTAAAGGCAGATACATTGGTGCACCCCTAATTATGCATCTTGGACAGGGCTGTTTAGcttttaaagtcgcaatgaaattgaaatgaaaaactatatatatattttttaatattgtggtattattaacaaatgacttatctgtgagcttcattattttaaaaaaaatttgtgtgttctcataatctttaatcaaaaatgcaaatctcctcccctcctcaaaacgatatctcttcacttccggtcaaaagtatggcaggtgggcggggtccggtagaagatcgcagcgattagcaattagcaacacgacccaactttaaacgatccaatcagatctcgatggacaaattcaaatccagccctgccttatttcatcacaaaagccgtttcattcggatatacgtcaccacggggaaaataaggcaaccgctacttccgtttcatggcgactttaaggtTTACTGCACTGtacaatgtaaatgttttatatttgcAGCCTTCAatttttaagtataatcaaATTGGCATTTCAACTTGCTATTCTAAATGTTGGCGatagtgatgagttgctgtaaagtataaaaaatgtaattgctTAACTTACTTTGATGAGATCATTTAAATGAAGTTGATTAAATCAAGGAAAGTGTAACATTTTGTTCTATTTTAAGTGTCTTTCTCTTTCCGCTATAATTAAAACAGTCTCCACAGATATCTGAGAATAGCTCAAAATAATGAGAGCGGTCTTATAGTAGACACTTATGATTTTTCTGAAGTTAATAGGACAGTCGTGTATTGAGAAGGATGTTATAAATACGCCTTGAACACTTTTAAACAGTCAATTATATAGGCTCTGTTATTATTCGgtttatgatttaaaaacaaatttccCATTGTATTATATTGTGCTGTACTGCTCTGGATCTAAGCTGATTTTCCTCAACTTGACTCAATATATACTTCCACATATACTTACAAATACTGAGTGTTATGTCCCTAGGGGCAGTGAGTAGTTACATAAAGTAAAGTGCATTATGTAACTGCAGTTTGCGTTTCatcaaattcataaaatatgCTCAAATACAACGAGTAATGCATTAAATGCAAGTGCTATATCAGAATATATGCGGTTGTGTAAAAACAATGTAGAgcatggtaaaaaaaaactcaatttACTCTATTTATAACCCGGTCAAACGTAACATAAGATGTTTTGTGTGTGGGCAGGCACATAATAGACAGGTGAATTACAAACATAAAAGAGATTTGGGGAGTGAATAAAGTTCACAAATGGGAATGCTAATAAGATGTgctattttaatgtttttcaaGCACGCTTTAATTTAGCCTTTTAATGATAGGCCTTCATGATGTCCTCTTCCTCGTGTTTTTCTAAACCTGTTTGACTGACTTCCTTCTTTTACGCAGGGGCGCCACTAGCAATTTTGGGTCCTATGAAAGAATATGAGGTTGTGCCCTTAACCACACCCATACTACTAATAAAACTGTTCTTTGGGGGGCTTCAGTAGTTCATGGGCCCTTA from Paramisgurnus dabryanus chromosome 6, PD_genome_1.1, whole genome shotgun sequence encodes the following:
- the pcp4l1 gene encoding Purkinje cell protein 4-like protein 1, with product MSKNSSSDPPNNTQGSTNNEKVPQEKVADKTGKPSTQEPEEEIDIDLEAPETAKAALAIQNQFRRFQKKKK